Proteins encoded within one genomic window of Humulus lupulus chromosome 1, drHumLupu1.1, whole genome shotgun sequence:
- the LOC133823294 gene encoding proline-rich receptor-like protein kinase PERK4, with protein MASSSPPSPSGPPPLSQPVTPPTPTSSPPPQSSSASPPPPPPTPPPPLPPTTPLTPSPSPPPPADDPSLPPPSDGSSLNQSPPLPPPPQPNDSSQPPPKSPDSSPPPPPAPNAKTSPTSPGGSNNDFHSPPPPPPLHHSPSNNRGESSSPPPPPPRSVSSSKAHSPASNGSSTNTVPIIIGVVAGAGLLLLVVALFFFFSCAGKRKKKAQAQMHFGPDNSRGPSGTDHQHYTSSQRGHNQNWQNGAVGAHSNDHVVNVLTSPPVDGGTQGVWPAPPPPPIIISSDMSSTNFSGPLGPVLPPPPPSVALGFNKSTFTYDELLAATAGFAQANLLGQGGFGYVHKGVLPNGKEIAVKSLKSGSSQGDSEFQAEVEIISRVHHRHLVSLVGYCLADTGKKMLVYEFLPNNNLEVHLHDKGRSPLDWTSRVKIAIGSAKGLAYLHEDCHPRIIHRDIKTSNILLESNFEAKVADFGLVKLSQDNNTHVSTRVMGTFGYLAPEYASTGKLTEKSDVFSFGVVLLELITGRRPVDTTGDYMEDSLVDWARPLCLRALENGNYDEIADPRLQKSYDPMEMASMVASASASIRHSARRRPKMSQIVRALEGDVSLEDLNEGVKGGTGQCSSYFRSGSENYDVAIAGSYSASMNKLRKKALNSQEYASSEYGGTSEYGLDPSSSSDSSPDIIVSRKGSRSASSMMFAAHIAALVVSASSEKYAASETFVVSASFVASVTEKLETSEAIASSSASLLVNCLATVTSSGRMTGTFDIVEIEQNVEE; from the exons ATGGCTTCTTCTTCACCGCCTTCACCATCGGGTCCTCCACCACTTTCGCAGCCAGTAACGCCACCAACGCCAACTTCGTCGCCTCCGCCGCAATCTTCTTCCGcgtcaccaccaccaccaccaccaacaccaccaccaccacttccGCCAACAACACCACTAACACCATCCCCATCGCCTCCGCCGCCAGCCGATGACCCATCCTTGCCGCCACCTTCCGATGGTTCATCATTGAATCAGTCGCCACCGCTACCTCCTCCGCCACAACCAAATGACTCTTCCCAACCTCCGCCGAAATCGCCGGATTCTTCCCCTCCTCCACCACCGGCCCCTAATGCCAAGACATCTCCTACTTCTCCGGGAGGCAGTAATAATGATTTTCATTCGCCACCTCCTCCGCCACCACTTCACCATTCACCCTCCAACAATCGTGGAGAGTCATCGTCACCACCACCGCCTCCGCCACGGTCGGTATCGTCGTCCAAAGCGCATTCGCCGGCGAGTAATGGTTCGTCCACGAACACAGTGCCTATCATCATTGGAGTTGTGGCTGGTGCGGGGCTGCTGCTCCTTGTTGtggctctcttcttctttttctcatGTGCTGGAAAGAGGAAAAAGAAAGCACAAGCTCAGATGCACTTCGGACCTGATAACTCTCGTGGACCAAGTG GAACTGATCATCAACACTACACCTCTTCTCAACGCGGACACAACCAGAACTGGCAAAACGGCGCTGTAGGAGCACACTCCAATGACCACGTAGTCAACGTCCTAACTTCACCTCCGGTCGATGGTGGGACCCAGGGAGTTTGGCCAGCTCCGCCTCCACCTCCAATCATAATCAGCAGTGACATGAGCTCAACCAACTTCTCCGGCCCACTCGGTCCGGTCCTGCCCCCACCACCGCCATCAGTGGCGCTAGGCTTTAACAAGAGCACCTTCACCTATGACGAACTTCTGGCGGCGACCGCCGGGTTCGCACAGGCCAACCTGTTAGGCCAAGGAGGGTTCGGGTACGTCCACAAGGGTGTGTTGCCCAATGGCAAGGAGATCGCGGTGAAGAGCCTTAAGTCCGGCAGCAGCCAAGGCGACAGTGAGTTTCAGGCTGAAGTTGAGATCATTAGCCGGGTCCACCACCGCCACTTGGTGTCTCTCGTTGGGTACTGCTTGGCTGATACTGGAAAGAAAATGTTGGTCTATGAATTTCTTCCTAATAACAATCTTGAAGTCCATCTTCACG ATAAAGGACGCTCACCATTGGACTGGACTAGTAGGGTCAAAATTGCAATAGGATCGGCTAAAGGGCTTGCTTACTTGCATGAAGATT GCCATCCTCGCATTATTCATCGAGACATCAAAACCTCAAATATTCTACTTGAATCCAACTTCGAAGCCAAG GTGGCAGATTTCGGGTTGGTAAAGCTAAGTCAAGACAACAACACTCATGTATCTACTCGAGTCATGGGTACTTTTGG TTACTTGGCTCCAGAATATGCATCGACTGGGAAGCTGACAGAGAAATCAGACGTATTTTCTTTTGGTGTTGTGCTGTTGGAGTTGATAACTGGACGCCGTCCAGTGGACACCACTGGTGACTATATGGAGGACAGCCTTGTTGATTGG GCGAGGCCACTCTGTCTGCGAGCGTTGGAGAACGGAAATTACGATGAAATAGCGGATCCGAGGCTACAGAAGAGTTACGATCCGATGGAGATGGCGAGCATGGTGGCCTCTGCCTCTGCTAGCATTCGCCACTCTGCTAGGAGACGACCCAAGATGAGCCAG ATTGTGCGAGCACTAGAAGGTGATGTATCACTAGAAGATTTGAATGAGGGAGTGAAAGGAGGAACGGGGCAATGCTCCTCCTACTTCCGGTCTGGTTCAGAAAATTACGATGTTGCAATAGCAGGTTCATACAGTGCAAGCATGAATAAGCTTAGGAAGAAGGCATTAAACAGCCAAGAGTATGCAAGCAGTGAATATGGGGGCACAAGTGAGTATGGTCTTGATCCATCCTCAAGCAGTGATTCCTCCCCTGATATTATTGTCAGCAGGAAAGGAAGTCGTTCA GCATCATCGATGATGTTTGCTGCCCATATTGCTGCCCTTGTGGTATCGGCATCATCTGAAAAGTATGCGGCATCTGAGACATTTGTTGTGTCGGCATCATTTGTGGCGTCCGTGACTGAGAAACTTGAGACGTCTGAGGCGATTGCGTCATCATCTGCATCATTACTTGTGAACTGTTTGGCGACTGTGACATCATCTGGAAGAATGACTGGAACATTTGATATTGTTGAAATTGAACAAAATGTGGAAGAATGA